One region of Endozoicomonas sp. Mp262 genomic DNA includes:
- a CDS encoding efflux RND transporter periplasmic adaptor subunit, producing the protein MFQKYRLYAIPLLLVTSLSLTSPVIYANTNNLQYHSIITTTKAELALIERPIEAIGTLSANQSIDITPQVSGRVTALNLNDGKKIKRGDLLVSLDHREQTAKVKETKVSLADQQRKLSYMNTLFQRKAVSKDELEAQQAQVNLLQATLLAEKARLDHYTLVAPFDGVLGFNNTGLGAFINSGTTLTTLDDISSVKLDIELPEAALDEVKPGTSLTAYARAWPDTTFTGTITSINPRINPQNLTFKVRAILDNSKRQLRPGMLMTINVQRPATEAIAVPSRSVLFQGNSRYVYVVGENNIAEKRFIETDLTLGDQITITKGLTPGETIVDQGVVKVRDGYPVKNLDEVVAARPDSEGDSRS; encoded by the coding sequence ATGTTCCAAAAATACCGCCTCTATGCAATACCATTATTATTGGTTACGTCGCTGTCACTAACCAGTCCGGTAATTTATGCCAATACTAATAATCTGCAATACCACTCAATTATTACAACCACTAAAGCTGAACTGGCTTTAATTGAGCGCCCCATTGAGGCCATAGGAACACTCAGTGCAAACCAATCCATTGATATTACTCCCCAGGTCAGTGGCCGGGTCACTGCATTGAATCTTAATGATGGTAAGAAGATAAAAAGGGGTGATCTGCTTGTCAGTCTTGATCACCGGGAACAAACTGCCAAAGTAAAAGAAACTAAAGTCTCTCTGGCAGATCAGCAAAGAAAACTGTCTTATATGAACACCCTTTTCCAGCGAAAAGCGGTTTCAAAAGATGAGCTGGAAGCACAACAAGCCCAGGTAAACCTGCTGCAGGCCACATTGCTCGCAGAAAAAGCCAGGCTGGATCACTACACCCTGGTAGCACCTTTTGATGGGGTACTGGGATTTAATAACACCGGACTCGGCGCATTCATTAATAGCGGTACAACTCTCACTACCCTGGATGATATCAGCTCAGTCAAACTGGATATTGAACTTCCTGAAGCGGCACTGGATGAAGTGAAGCCTGGCACCTCGCTCACTGCATATGCCCGAGCCTGGCCTGATACCACATTCACAGGAACAATCACCAGCATCAACCCCCGCATCAACCCACAGAACCTCACTTTTAAGGTCAGGGCCATCCTGGATAACAGCAAAAGGCAACTAAGGCCAGGTATGTTGATGACAATTAATGTCCAGCGTCCTGCAACAGAAGCCATTGCAGTACCCTCCAGAAGCGTGCTTTTCCAGGGCAATAGTCGTTATGTTTATGTTGTGGGTGAGAACAACATCGCAGAAAAGCGTTTTATCGAAACCGATTTAACCCTTGGAGACCAGATTACCATTACCAAAGGTCTCACCCCCGGTGAAACCATTGTTGACCAGGGCGTTGTTAAAGTCAGGGATGGCTATCCAGTAAAAAACCTGGATGAAGTTGTTGCCGCCAGACCGGACAGCGAGGGAGACAGCCGTTCATGA
- the minD gene encoding septum site-determining protein MinD — translation MAHIIVVTSGKGGVGKTTTSASFASGLAMQGHPTVVIDFDVGLRNLDLIMGCERRVVYDLINVINGEAALHQALIRDKHVENLCILPASQTRDKDALTQEGVENVLKELAKDFDYIICDSPAGIEHGAQMALYFADEAIITTNPEVSSVRDSDRILGILQSKSKRAERKMEPVKEHLLLTRYDPDRVERGDMLNVSDVEEILAIPLLGVIPESSCVLKASNQGIPVIHKTDTDAGQAYSDMVCRYLGEQKPHRFLEPAKKGLLQRMFGGRT, via the coding sequence TTGGCACATATTATCGTAGTGACCTCAGGTAAAGGTGGCGTCGGTAAAACCACGACCAGCGCATCTTTTGCATCAGGTCTTGCCATGCAGGGACACCCAACAGTTGTCATCGACTTTGACGTAGGTTTACGTAACCTTGACCTCATCATGGGCTGTGAACGCAGGGTGGTCTACGATCTTATCAATGTTATAAATGGCGAAGCTGCACTGCACCAGGCGCTAATACGAGATAAACACGTCGAGAACCTTTGCATACTGCCAGCATCTCAAACAAGGGATAAGGATGCCTTAACCCAGGAAGGTGTTGAAAATGTCCTGAAAGAGTTAGCCAAGGATTTTGACTATATCATTTGCGACTCACCGGCAGGCATTGAGCACGGTGCTCAAATGGCACTGTATTTTGCAGATGAAGCCATTATTACCACAAACCCGGAAGTATCCTCCGTTCGTGATTCAGACCGGATACTGGGTATCCTGCAAAGCAAATCCAAGCGTGCAGAGAGAAAAATGGAGCCGGTAAAAGAGCATCTGCTGTTAACCCGATATGACCCTGACCGGGTTGAACGGGGCGATATGTTAAATGTCAGCGATGTTGAAGAAATTCTTGCCATTCCATTACTTGGCGTTATTCCGGAATCCAGCTGTGTATTGAAAGCATCCAATCAGGGTATACCCGTGATTCACAAGACTGATACCGATGCCGGCCAGGCCTATAGTGACATGGTATGCAGATACCTTGGCGAGCAGAAGCCCCATCGCTTTTTGGAACCTGCTAAAAAAGGCCTGTTACAAAGAATGTTTGGAGGGCGGACATGA
- a CDS encoding efflux RND transporter permease subunit yields MILSDLSVKRPVFATVVSLLLVTFGMVTFLMLPLRELPDVSSPKVTIVTSYSGASANVIESKITDPIEGQLSGIEGIKFIDSTSSNGSSRIQIEFYPDRDMDNAANDVREAISRVSRRLPDEADDPIVWKDSGNGDAILYVMLKSETMSPVELTDYADRTLKDRLSLVDGVSSADLMGAREYVMRIELDPVAMAARGITAPDVEAALKKDNVELPAGEFDGSQRTLQIRLRRDYNTVDDFRRLVIQQDGSGTVYLEDIATIRTGAKEAKQLFKANGFNTVGLAIVPMSQANPLDVIEKVKEEIEQFRPFLPEGTEINWTYDASTFINSAINEVYATLAITVGLVVLVIYCFLGNLRATLIPAVTVPVSLISAFIAIYALGYSINLLTLLALVLAIGLVVDDAIVVLENIHRRLETGEKPLIAAYRGAREVGFAVIATTLVLVMTFVPIIFLDGTIGRLFSEYALTLAGAVCFSSLIALTLSPMMGSKLLRLDTKESRLSKKLNTLIAGLEKGYGVLLNLTVKRKWIGVSLLATSLGLTALLYPLIPQSFTPKEDNGSIFILVRGAEGASFESMEESMELIEQRLLSYINDGPVNNITVIAPGFRSMGDNSGFLVLNLKDWKDREQSAFELSAQLRKKLASIPNVTVFPVLRSSIGGRTKSPVQFVVGGGSFDQVQQWADILIEKARINPGLTDIDIDYNETQPQVELTIDKVRAAELGVSAEAIGNTLEIMLAGKTTTTFMERGEEYDVYLKATTGRLISPKDVAALYVRSSTTGQLIRLDNLVKTEEVGQAARLPHYNRNRSITISANLTNGYSLGEALDYLDQQAVELLPAQAIIDYKDESLDYRSNQSSIYAVFGLAMVIVFLVLAAQFESFIHPLVVMVTVPLGLAGALFGLLVTGETLNIYSQLAMIMLIGLTTKNGILIVEFINQLRDKGLAFQEAVIAGAQKRLRPILMTALTTVAGSIPLLMAHGAGAESRFAIGVVVFSGVLLASLLTLIVVPSIYALIAGNTQSPEFISRKLENQLSATTVQ; encoded by the coding sequence ATGATACTGTCAGATCTGTCGGTGAAACGGCCTGTTTTCGCAACAGTGGTCAGCCTGCTACTGGTGACCTTTGGCATGGTTACATTCCTGATGCTGCCACTACGGGAACTGCCGGATGTTTCCTCCCCCAAAGTCACCATTGTTACCAGTTATAGTGGAGCTTCCGCTAATGTAATTGAGTCAAAAATCACCGACCCCATTGAAGGCCAGCTCTCGGGTATTGAGGGGATCAAATTTATAGATAGTACAAGCTCCAATGGCAGTTCCCGGATTCAAATCGAATTTTATCCTGATCGAGATATGGATAATGCTGCCAATGATGTCCGTGAAGCTATATCCAGGGTTTCCCGACGCTTGCCAGATGAAGCCGATGACCCCATCGTCTGGAAAGACAGCGGCAATGGCGATGCCATTCTTTATGTCATGCTAAAAAGTGAAACCATGTCCCCGGTGGAACTCACTGACTATGCTGACAGAACCCTTAAAGACCGGCTGAGCCTGGTGGATGGCGTCAGCTCCGCTGACCTGATGGGAGCACGGGAATACGTCATGCGGATCGAGCTTGATCCTGTTGCCATGGCAGCCAGGGGAATCACAGCTCCCGATGTGGAAGCGGCCCTGAAAAAAGATAACGTAGAACTGCCCGCTGGTGAGTTTGATGGCAGCCAGCGCACACTGCAGATTCGCCTGCGCCGTGATTACAATACAGTGGATGACTTTCGTCGTCTGGTTATCCAACAGGATGGCAGTGGTACAGTTTACCTAGAGGATATCGCCACCATCCGCACCGGCGCCAAAGAAGCCAAACAGCTGTTTAAAGCCAATGGCTTTAATACCGTGGGACTGGCTATTGTCCCCATGAGCCAGGCCAACCCACTGGACGTGATCGAAAAGGTAAAGGAAGAGATAGAGCAGTTCCGGCCTTTCCTTCCAGAGGGCACAGAGATCAACTGGACTTACGATGCCTCAACTTTTATCAATAGCGCCATTAATGAAGTGTATGCCACTCTGGCCATTACGGTTGGACTGGTGGTCCTGGTTATCTATTGCTTTCTGGGTAATCTAAGAGCCACTTTAATTCCCGCAGTCACTGTACCTGTTTCCCTGATCTCGGCTTTTATTGCTATCTACGCTTTGGGCTATTCTATCAATCTTTTAACCTTGTTAGCCCTGGTGCTGGCAATCGGCCTGGTTGTGGATGATGCCATTGTCGTACTTGAAAATATTCATCGTCGTCTGGAAACGGGAGAGAAACCATTAATAGCGGCCTATCGGGGAGCAAGGGAAGTAGGCTTTGCGGTGATCGCAACGACACTGGTACTGGTAATGACCTTTGTCCCCATTATTTTTCTGGACGGTACTATTGGCCGACTCTTTTCAGAATATGCCCTCACCCTTGCCGGAGCCGTCTGCTTTTCCAGCCTGATTGCCTTGACCCTGTCCCCCATGATGGGATCAAAGCTGCTGAGGCTTGATACTAAAGAATCCAGACTCAGTAAAAAACTAAATACCCTGATAGCAGGCCTGGAAAAAGGCTACGGTGTATTACTCAACTTAACGGTGAAGCGCAAATGGATTGGCGTCAGCCTCCTGGCCACGTCACTGGGTTTGACCGCATTGCTTTACCCTCTGATACCACAGTCTTTTACCCCTAAAGAAGACAATGGCTCGATTTTTATCCTGGTACGTGGAGCTGAAGGGGCCAGCTTTGAAAGTATGGAAGAAAGCATGGAACTTATAGAACAACGCCTGCTTTCTTATATTAATGATGGTCCAGTGAACAATATTACGGTAATTGCCCCGGGCTTTCGGAGTATGGGCGATAACTCCGGTTTTCTGGTGCTTAACCTGAAAGACTGGAAGGATCGGGAGCAAAGCGCTTTTGAGCTTTCAGCCCAGCTACGCAAAAAACTGGCCAGCATTCCCAATGTTACCGTTTTCCCGGTCTTACGATCATCCATTGGTGGCCGAACAAAATCCCCCGTGCAGTTTGTGGTGGGTGGCGGTTCCTTCGATCAGGTACAGCAATGGGCTGACATCCTGATAGAAAAAGCGCGAATCAACCCGGGACTCACTGATATTGACATTGACTACAACGAAACCCAACCCCAGGTGGAACTGACCATTGATAAAGTCAGGGCGGCAGAGCTGGGTGTTTCGGCAGAAGCTATCGGTAATACCCTGGAAATTATGCTGGCAGGCAAAACCACCACGACGTTTATGGAAAGAGGAGAGGAATATGACGTTTACCTTAAAGCCACCACGGGTCGTTTGATCTCACCGAAAGATGTGGCAGCACTCTACGTGCGCTCAAGTACCACGGGACAGCTAATCAGACTGGATAACCTGGTCAAGACCGAGGAGGTTGGTCAGGCCGCACGGCTGCCTCACTATAACCGCAACAGAAGTATCACTATTTCTGCAAACCTGACCAATGGCTACTCATTGGGCGAGGCTTTGGACTATCTTGACCAGCAGGCTGTAGAACTGCTACCGGCACAGGCTATTATTGACTACAAAGATGAATCTCTGGATTACCGCTCTAACCAAAGTTCCATTTATGCGGTATTTGGCCTGGCCATGGTGATTGTATTCCTGGTATTAGCTGCCCAGTTTGAAAGCTTTATTCACCCACTGGTGGTTATGGTCACCGTACCGCTGGGATTGGCTGGCGCATTGTTTGGCCTCTTGGTTACCGGGGAAACACTCAATATCTACTCCCAGCTTGCCATGATTATGCTGATTGGCCTGACCACCAAAAACGGTATTTTAATTGTGGAGTTTATTAACCAGCTTAGGGATAAGGGGCTTGCATTTCAGGAGGCTGTTATTGCCGGAGCTCAAAAACGACTGCGTCCCATTTTAATGACGGCACTGACCACCGTCGCTGGTTCCATTCCACTGCTAATGGCCCATGGAGCTGGTGCGGAATCCCGGTTTGCCATTGGTGTGGTGGTATTTTCAGGGGTTCTGCTGGCAAGCCTGCTGACACTTATCGTAGTGCCTTCTATTTATGCACTGATTGCAGGTAACACGCAGTCGCCGGAGTTTATTTCGCGAAAACTTGAAAATCAGCTATCAGCAACGACTGTCCAATAG
- the lpxL gene encoding LpxL/LpxP family Kdo(2)-lipid IV(A) lauroyl/palmitoleoyl acyltransferase, which translates to MTPALLSCEIIEPREVTTDTQALILNMSADRQRKTEADQFQWSFLKPRYWLTWLGLGLSILPTLLPYSWILAIGRGLGRLFYRWAKSRVHIARVNLKHCFPEMPDYEREALLKANFESVGIGLMEVAMAWWWPKTRLENKVRFEGLEQLQAQNGQGTILLILHFTTIEIAGAMIALRHSLDATYREHKNPVFEYMQRKQRMRYDKNSNLLGRRDVRGMLRVLRVGGTVWYSPDQDYGPKQSVFASFFDRQTATVTGTSRLAKMGKARIVPMIVTRKPGSEGYVLKLYKAWESFPSGDDQADAEQVNRFVEHRVREHPEQYMWLHRRFKTRPEGEASLYK; encoded by the coding sequence GTGACACCGGCTCTACTCAGCTGTGAAATAATAGAGCCTAGAGAAGTCACAACCGATACACAAGCATTGATATTAAATATGTCAGCAGATCGCCAAAGAAAAACAGAAGCGGACCAGTTTCAATGGTCTTTCCTTAAACCCCGATACTGGCTAACCTGGCTGGGACTTGGCTTGAGCATCCTGCCTACGCTTTTGCCTTATTCATGGATTCTTGCCATTGGCAGAGGCCTGGGCAGGCTTTTTTACCGTTGGGCAAAGTCACGGGTGCATATTGCCAGGGTTAACCTGAAACACTGCTTTCCTGAAATGCCGGACTATGAACGGGAAGCATTGTTAAAAGCTAATTTTGAGTCTGTGGGAATTGGCTTGATGGAAGTGGCGATGGCCTGGTGGTGGCCTAAAACAAGACTGGAAAACAAGGTACGGTTTGAGGGGCTTGAGCAACTCCAGGCACAGAATGGCCAAGGGACCATTCTACTTATTCTTCATTTCACCACCATTGAAATTGCCGGTGCGATGATAGCGTTGCGCCATAGCCTGGATGCCACGTACCGGGAGCATAAGAATCCTGTTTTTGAATATATGCAGAGGAAGCAAAGGATGCGTTATGACAAAAACAGCAATTTGCTGGGGCGCAGGGATGTGAGAGGCATGTTGCGGGTTTTGAGGGTCGGGGGCACTGTCTGGTATTCGCCTGATCAGGATTATGGGCCGAAACAAAGTGTATTTGCATCATTTTTTGATAGGCAGACAGCCACGGTAACCGGTACCTCCCGGTTGGCAAAGATGGGTAAGGCCAGAATTGTCCCTATGATAGTAACCAGAAAACCGGGTTCTGAAGGCTATGTATTAAAACTATACAAAGCCTGGGAGTCTTTTCCTTCAGGTGATGACCAGGCGGATGCCGAACAGGTTAATCGCTTTGTTGAGCACCGGGTTCGGGAGCATCCGGAGCAATATATGTGGTTGCACCGTCGTTTCAAAACCCGTCCGGAAGGAGAGGCTTCCCTGTATAAATAA
- the minC gene encoding septum site-determining protein MinC codes for MAFQMKGGLYTLTTLELHAADIALIRAQLQNMTRKAPNFFQQTPVVIDFGKLDPEQKRVDLSALRRMLHEFGMIFIAIQGGTNLDKKEATINGIAWLPANKTKPEDPAKPKKPENTQKVVMIKQCDNPVEQNNEIPEQPKQVDIGTRIIDRPVRSGQQVYAPGDLVVLGPVSTGSELLAGGHIHVYGPLRGRALAGVNGNKDARIFCRNFEAELISICGQYKLPAHSDQSYWSQSVLISLNDQCLHMAKL; via the coding sequence ATGGCCTTTCAAATGAAAGGAGGCCTTTATACACTGACTACCCTTGAATTGCATGCAGCAGATATAGCTCTTATCAGGGCGCAGCTGCAAAATATGACACGTAAAGCACCCAATTTTTTCCAACAAACACCTGTAGTAATAGATTTTGGAAAGCTTGACCCTGAGCAGAAACGTGTCGATCTCTCAGCGCTAAGGCGTATGCTGCATGAATTTGGCATGATTTTCATTGCCATCCAGGGTGGGACAAACCTTGATAAAAAAGAAGCCACAATAAATGGCATTGCCTGGCTTCCTGCTAATAAGACCAAACCTGAGGATCCAGCCAAGCCTAAAAAACCGGAAAACACCCAAAAAGTCGTCATGATAAAGCAATGCGATAATCCGGTGGAACAAAATAACGAAATACCTGAACAACCGAAGCAGGTTGATATCGGCACCCGAATCATTGATAGACCCGTCAGATCAGGTCAGCAAGTCTATGCCCCTGGCGACCTTGTGGTACTGGGGCCTGTCAGTACCGGCTCCGAGCTATTGGCCGGTGGCCATATACACGTCTATGGTCCCTTGAGAGGGCGGGCACTGGCTGGGGTTAATGGTAATAAGGATGCCCGAATTTTTTGCCGCAATTTCGAGGCAGAGCTGATTTCTATTTGTGGCCAGTATAAGTTACCTGCACATTCTGACCAGTCATACTGGAGTCAAAGCGTTTTGATTAGTCTCAATGACCAGTGCTTGCACATGGCCAAACTTTAA
- the minE gene encoding cell division topological specificity factor MinE, with amino-acid sequence MSLMQLFRMSNTKEKKSASVAKERLQILVAHERLSRSGSHDFLPAMQKDILKVVRKYIEVNQENINIRLDNEGDCSILEVNVQLPEKE; translated from the coding sequence ATGAGCCTGATGCAACTTTTCCGCATGTCAAATACTAAAGAAAAAAAAAGTGCGTCGGTTGCCAAGGAGCGGCTACAGATTCTTGTTGCCCACGAAAGGTTAAGTCGCAGCGGTAGCCATGATTTTCTACCAGCCATGCAAAAAGACATCCTCAAAGTGGTCAGAAAGTATATTGAAGTTAACCAAGAAAATATCAATATACGACTGGATAATGAAGGTGATTGCTCAATCCTGGAAGTCAATGTCCAACTGCCTGAGAAAGAATGA